The proteins below come from a single Candidatus Methylomirabilota bacterium genomic window:
- the rplN gene encoding 50S ribosomal protein L14, translating to MIQTRTMLDVADNSGAKKAQCIRVLGGSNKRTASLGDIVIVAVKEAVPDGTVKKGEVARAVVVRTVKEVGRKDGSYIRFDRNAVVLIKVDDNPVGTRIFGPVARELRDRQFTKIISLAPEVI from the coding sequence ATGATCCAGACTCGAACCATGCTCGACGTCGCGGACAACTCGGGCGCCAAGAAGGCCCAGTGCATCCGCGTGCTGGGCGGCTCCAACAAGCGCACCGCCTCTCTGGGCGACATCGTGATCGTGGCCGTGAAGGAAGCCGTGCCAGACGGCACGGTGAAGAAGGGCGAGGTCGCACGCGCCGTCGTGGTGCGCACGGTTAAAGAGGTCGGGCGAAAGGACGGCTCGTACATCCGCTTCGACCGCAACGCGGTCGTGCTGATCAAGGTGGACGACAATCCGGTGGGCACGCGCATTTTCGGGCCGGTCGCCCGCGAGCTGCGAGACCGGCAGTTCACAAAGATCATCTCGCTGGCCCCCGAGGTCATCTGA
- the rpsQ gene encoding 30S ribosomal protein S17, whose amino-acid sequence MSETKTREGVVVSDKMTKTRVVMIERVYRHPRYERVITRSKRLKAHDETNASKVGDRVLIEETRPLSRDKRWRIRQVLTRVGA is encoded by the coding sequence GTGAGCGAGACCAAGACGAGAGAAGGCGTGGTGGTGAGCGACAAGATGACCAAGACGCGCGTGGTCATGATCGAGCGCGTTTACCGCCACCCCCGCTACGAGCGGGTCATCACGCGGTCGAAGCGGCTGAAGGCCCACGACGAGACCAACGCCAGCAAGGTCGGCGACCGGGTGCTGATCGAGGAGACGCGGCCGCTATCGAGGGACAAGCGATGGCGCATCCGCCAGGTTTTGACACGCGTGGGCGCGTGA